The DNA window CGCCACGTCGCCGAACCGCGCCTTGACGCGCGGTCCCGCCTCTTTGGGGAGCGCCTCCGCATCCAGCGCCTGCAGCGCCTGCCGCTCGGCGACGGCGGAGCGCTGTTCCGGGGTCAGATAACCGCGCCCCATCAGCGGCGCGCCGATGGTCCAGAACAGATTCTGCTCGCTGAAGAGACTCTCCAGCTCCCAGCGCACCAGTTCGTGCATCTGCTCGCGCGGGCGCGGATGTTCCGGGTCCACCGGCAGATCCAGCAGGGCCGTGACCGCCGAGGCGCTCATCAGCACAGCCTTTTTCGGCAGTCGCCGCACCCCGCGCGCGCGAAGCCCCTCCAGCGCCTCCGCCACGGCGACCTGCGGATCGATGGCGAGCGACAGCGCGCGGGCACGAATGGTCGCGCCGGTCACCCCGGTCTGCACCAGGGCCGCCGTCAGGCGATAGCCATCGCTGTGCAGCACCAGCACCCGGCCCGGCTTGCCGATCTGGATGGTGTTGAGTTGGGAGAGGGGGTTTTTCATTATTCAGTTATCAGTTATCAGTTATCAGTTATCAGTTATCAGTTATCAGTTGTCGGTTGTCAGGGGCAAGGGGCAAGGGGCAAGGGGCAAGGCGTAGGATGGGTAGAGTGACCGCGCGCCGACCTGGCGCCAGCCCGCCGAGGCTGGCGCCAGCCCGCCGAGGGTGGCCGGTCACGAAACCCATCGACCGCGAGCACCAAGCAAGCCGTCGGAGCCCGCTGGCGGGCGATACGGGCGAGGCGTCCGGTCGGGGTGCGCCGGTTGGCTGCCTTCCAAAGCCCCGCTCGCCAGCGGTGAGATGCCTGTCCTGAGCGAAGCCGAAGCGGGCGAGGGGCGAAGGGCGAGCCATCGCCGCATCGGTTGTGATTGCCGCGTTTCCAAGGGGTAAGGGTTGAGTTGTCATGGCGCGATTTGGCTTAGTTGATGGGCCAAGACCCGGGTAGGACTAGCCGGACCGTGCCCGGAATGAGCGTGAATCGGCGCCATGTAGTCATAACAACTGGTACCGTCGAAGGGGATATACTGCAATCAGTATTATCAATACGGTAAAATCTATAGGCCATTTCACCGAGATGAAGATACGTATCTGTGTCGTATGGATCCGTGTCGCCCCCAAATGTGAAGGTATGCACCTGCCTATTTCCGTTTGAGTTGAGTTCTAATTGATTGCCACTACCGCTTGATGGCATCTGTTTGATTTCGCCGTTTTCACGATATGCGACACGCAGGCACAGGTTATTATTTGCAGTGCCGGTGCCGAGAATGTAGGCGGCCGGCATCAAAGACCAGAATTGATTACTCAAAGAGCAATCTGCTTGATCTACAATAGAGTAATCACCATTAGCTTGGAAGCCAACAATGTCCCCGTTTGTTGAGTTGCGACAGACGTTTGCCGGTGCTACCCAAACGCCGTTAGCATCACCTTCGCAGTCGGCTGGAGTGCGTCTCTCGGGTAAATTGCAAACACCGCCAGGCCTGATTCGCCATTCCCATGTTCCAGTACATTGGGCTTCATCTTTTGCGGGAGGATCACATGACCATCCTTGATTGATCTGCGTTACCCATTGGGTGGTTATATCTTGACCATAATTATTGCAGTCATTAGATGTATCCATGCCATCATCCCAATAGTTTATTACACGGCAAGCGCCACCATAACGTAGGCAAGTCGCCGCATCGACAAAGCCGCCATCGCTGCATGAAACCGATGAACCATAGCTGCCGAAATCGACGGTAATCCCTTGGCCGTTGTCATCAGAAGGTGTGCCGTCCCAATCAGTAATTAAGACACAATATTCATTATTATAAACAAGGGTCTCTGAACCCGCAGGCGGGTAATCCTCTTCATAAAGCAAATCTCCACCTGGCTTGCCATCCATGCCATAACTCTGAATGATTAAGTCATAAGGGGTTGATGGTGGTACAAGCGGATCAAACCGCCATCCAAAGTTATCCGTACCATCGTCGTTGCCCCATCCATCCCGATAAACCGGGGCTCCATCCTCATCCGCAGTTGCGACCAAATAAGGGCCGTTCCAGCCTGCCCGCAGACCTGTGTCAACATTGATTGTGCTTTCGGGTAGCTCTAACCAGTTGCTGGGAGTGGCGGGATAATAAGTTTCGCAATCGGTCTGAGTCCGAACCTCGCGATGACCCTGGCAGTATTCCCGTGTCAGCAGTTCGGTCAGGTTGCGCGGCAACCTCCCCATATCCGCAACAAACCCCCGAATCTCCGGCTGTCCGTTGAGCGTACGCGAGGTGTCACCGATGATCGCCTTGCGGATCATCTCCAGACGGTTCTTCGTATCCTGATACCGCGCCTGCCCCAGATCGTCCCCCACCTGCGACAGCGCCATGAAGCCGACCACGGACATGAGCGCGACCACCACCAGCAGTTCCAGCAGGGTCATGCCCCGCTGGGGGCGGCGGGCGGGCGGGCGGTCCATCGCGGTCGGCCGGGCGTTCATGGCTGGACCATCGCCAGGGGCGCGCGCTCGTAGCCGACGATCAGGATCGCCGGGCCTTTCGAGTAGTTGTAGACATGCCAGCCGGTGAAGAGGGTCGCCGTGCCCTCGCCGAGCCGCTTGATGCCCTCGACCTGGGTGTCCTCGACATAGACCGGCAGGATGTGACCGCCCGGCGTCTCGACGAACATGCGGTGCGAGACCTTGGGTTCGGGGTCGAGCGGGAAGAAGCTCAGCGCGGTGTAGAGATAGTCGGTGTCGCGCTTGCGCGGCTCCTGCTTGATGCGCGCGCCGAAGCGCACCGGCGAGGGCTTGAAGAAGGCGCTGGTGCCCTTTTTCTCCGGGCGCGCGCCCTTGATCAGTTGGTCGATGTCGATGTCCTGGTATTGGGGTTCTGCCTGCGGCTGTGCGACGGTCGGCGGCTGATCCGGCGCCGCCGGCGCGGTCTGCGCCGCCGCGCCGCCCGGCGTCATCAGCGGCAGGCCCAGGGCCAGGCTCAGGGCGCCGATGCGCGCGGCCAGTGTCTTGATGCGGTTCTTCATGCTGTCATCTCGGGTTGTCTGAGGTCGCGGGCGCGGAGCGCCCCCCTGGTTTACTCGTTCCACGCGTTTCCATGCTCCCGCGTGGGAATGCCGCCGCACCGCGCCAGCGGTGCGTCCGTTTGGCGCGCCGCCCATCGGCCACGCGACGCCGGAGCGTCGCGAACGGCTCCCACGCTGGAGCGTGGGAGCGAGCGTGAGCCAACCTGAATCCGTTCGTGGTGAGGCACTCGAACCTCACTTGAAGCCGTTCGTGGTGAGGTTCTCGAACCATGAACGGCTTCACGCGCAGAGGCCCGGATTTCCCGTCCGTCCTTCGAGAGCCTCAGGACGAACGGGAAATCCTCCGAGCGTTCGACCGCCTGACCGCCTGCTCGCTAAACTTCCTAACACCCCACCTGAAGCCATTCGTGGCAAGGCACTCGAACCATGAACGGATTCACGCGCCGAGGCCCGGATTTGCGCTCGTTCCCACGCTGGAGCGTGGGAGCCAGCGTGAACGGGGCGAGAGTAGCGGTCGCGCGCATCGGCTGGGTTATTCCAGGCAGAGGACGATGTCGTCATGGTCGTCGTCGGGGTCGTTTCCTTCGTCCCCACTGTTGCCGCGTTCGCAGGGGTCGACGCCGTTGACGCCGCCGTAACGACCATTTTGCCCCATGCTGACGAGGCGTGGTCGCAGACCAGCCGGGGTTTCTGCTAGGTCGAAAACGAAATAGGGTCCGCCTATGCGTCCGAGGTAATAGCCGTTGATTTTCTTGTTAATGGCGACTTCGCGCGGGTAAGCGTTGTGTGTGCTGCGCCAGTCCAGCAGCCAACGGTCATATTTCGATCCGTCGTCAAATTTATGGAAAACATCGAAATTCGGGTCGGCTTTCACCGGGTCGGTGTCGCCAAAGGGGTCGGCGATCCCAATAGCTTCCGCGACCAGTTTGGCTGTGCCGCCATCTTCGATCGGGCTGCCGATGCCGTTGGTCTTTAGGTCATCGGAAAGGTCGACCAGGCTTTGCGAATCGCGCCGGAGATAGGGACCGCGCCAGCCACGGCCACGGCTAGCGTCCCAACTTTGTTCTTCGCTACCAGTACAGCCAAGCCATACCGGCCATTGAGGCGCAGGTGGCGGTAATGGGTTCGTGATGATCGGGCACTCGAACAACTGCCAAAAATTGGCTGGTGAATAGAACCATGCAGCGTTTTCCGCGGGAGTCCTGCTCGCATGATCGGGAATCGTTGATTCATTCACACCACCCGAATAGGTCGTGGAGCCAACCGTTAGCGCCAACCCAAACGGCCCCTGCTTCGGGTAATACCCCGTATCCTGCTTGAACTGCCGG is part of the Thiocystis violascens DSM 198 genome and encodes:
- a CDS encoding prepilin-type N-terminal cleavage/methylation domain-containing protein, whose amino-acid sequence is MNARPTAMDRPPARRPQRGMTLLELLVVVALMSVVGFMALSQVGDDLGQARYQDTKNRLEMIRKAIIGDTSRTLNGQPEIRGFVADMGRLPRNLTELLTREYCQGHREVRTQTDCETYYPATPSNWLELPESTINVDTGLRAGWNGPYLVATADEDGAPVYRDGWGNDDGTDNFGWRFDPLVPPSTPYDLIIQSYGMDGKPGGDLLYEEDYPPAGSETLVYNNEYCVLITDWDGTPSDDNGQGITVDFGSYGSSVSCSDGGFVDAATCLRYGGACRVINYWDDGMDTSNDCNNYGQDITTQWVTQINQGWSCDPPAKDEAQCTGTWEWRIRPGGVCNLPERRTPADCEGDANGVWVAPANVCRNSTNGDIVGFQANGDYSIVDQADCSLSNQFWSLMPAAYILGTGTANNNLCLRVAYRENGEIKQMPSSGSGNQLELNSNGNRQVHTFTFGGDTDPYDTDTYLHLGEMAYRFYRIDNTDCSISPSTVPVVMTTWRRFTLIPGTVRLVLPGSWPIN
- a CDS encoding type II secretion system protein; its protein translation is MIHAPLRHPPDTQRGMTLLELLVTVAILAAVAGIGALNLTGVIEDNKEQLARVEMQEIAKAIRQFKQDTGYYPKQGPFGLALTVGSTTYSGGVNESTIPDHASRTPAENAAWFYSPANFWQLFECPIITNPLPPPAPQWPVWLGCTGSEEQSWDASRGRGWRGPYLRRDSQSLVDLSDDLKTNGIGSPIEDGGTAKLVAEAIGIADPFGDTDPVKADPNFDVFHKFDDGSKYDRWLLDWRSTHNAYPREVAINKKINGYYLGRIGGPYFVFDLAETPAGLRPRLVSMGQNGRYGGVNGVDPCERGNSGDEGNDPDDDHDDIVLCLE